CCGCCAATGCTCATTGGGAGTAACGGCCTTGCAGCTTTCTGTGGCAGCCGGAACAATCGCCAACGGTGGTGTGAATCCGGTGACAAAGAAAGAAGTATTCGATGCCAGCCTCGCTCCCAAGATCACTGCAATGATCGCTGCCGTAGGTTTCTACGAGCATACAGGAGACTGGATGTATACCTCCGGCATTCCGGCTAAAACCGGTGTAGGCGGTGGTGTAATGGGCGTATTGCCCGGGCAGTTCGGTATTGCCGCATTCGCTCCTCCTTTGGATGGTGCAGGCAATTCGGTAAAAGCACAATTGGCTATCCAATATGTCATGAATAAACTGGGACTGAATGTATTCAGTGACAATCACTTGATCGTAGTCGACTAGTTTATCCGCTCTATGAGAAAAACAAAAGGTTGCTATCCTTCAAAGGGATAGTAACCTTTTCTACTATCAATATCTTACTTCTATTTTCCTTAAGTACTCTATTCAAAAAAACAATGTACTTGAACACTAATATTCTCATACCTTTGAGAAAAATTTCTCAAAGGTATGAGAACACGTTGAGAATATAGAGACTCATATCGCACTGTGTATCATCCCAATACAAATCGATACGGATATGAGTCTGACCTTATAAAAAAGGATTATGTCCCCTATGCAGACGCCGTCTTTTCTTCCTCTTCCGCATAATACTGCTTTTTCTTTTGATTAGACTGCTGAATCAGATTCGTAATATAGACTGTAAAGATCGGGAACATCATCATTCCCAAAGCTGCCAGCAGTACGGAGAGTACTCTTCCGGTGGTCGTCATCGCGATTATATTCGACCCGACGGTAGTCACATCCATAAATGCCCACCACAAAGCGTCTCCATAATCCGTGACCAACGGATTCACTTTATGTTCAAGGACAAAGAAGGCAAGGCTGGCGAAATAGACCGTTGCCAGCAACATCGTCAGATAGGAGACGAACAGGCTGGAAGCCCGGTTATAGGTGAGCCAGCCCACTACGATGGCCAATGCGTATCCCCCTCTCAGCAAAGGAATAAACCGGAGCAGGTAAGTGACTTCGGGAGAAAAGGTCCACCCGTAATACGCAATGATGTTCTGATAAGGGATCGCCACCAGCAAAAAGATAAAGTGCGTCCGTATATAACGCCACTTATGCTTTGCCAGAAAAAACTCCAGTACAAAATCGAACAGGAACCAGATGCAAATCCACAACTGGATCTTCATGTACGAGGACTGTGTATAAAAAGGAATCCCCTTAAACGTATCGATCGAAATACTAATAACCAGAAAAAGGGACATTAACAATATAATAATGTGGAGAATGCCATAAATCCCCTTTTTCCCCAGAATAAAATCGGAAAGCGCTGATTTCATAACTACTTAATTTATAATAAAATGATTCTTATGTAACTTATAATGCTTAGAAACAATCTGAGAAAGCGATTGTTTCGGAACAGGCGTCCGGAGGTTTACAATTGAGCCATCCGGTGATGTTAATTAACGAACTTTGAAAGAGATTGCGGAAACATCTCACGCAAAATGTTGTTATAACACTGACTTTAAAATATTTTTCACTTAAAACCTTAACTTATGGCAAATATTAAAAATGCAGTGAAGCTGGGCGTGTTTACCCTGGCTATCATGAACGTTACGGCAGTAGTATCATTGCGTGGGCTACCAGCCGAGGCCGTATACGGAATGAGTTCGGCCTTCTACTATCTTTTCGCGGCGATTGTCTTCCTTATCCCGACATCGCTCGTAGCAGCTGAACTGGCAGCTATGTTTCAGGATAAGCAAGGTGGTGTGTTCCGGTGGGTAGGCGAAGCCTACGGCAAGAAACTGGGATTCCTCGCCATCTGGGTACAATGGATCGAAAGTACGATCTGGTATCCTACCGTATTGACATTCGGTGCCGTATCCATCGCCTTCATCGGAATGAACGACGTACATGATATGTCGCTGGCAAACAACAAGTATTACACCCTCGTCGTAGTTCTTATCATCTACTGGCTGGCTACATTCATTTCTCTGAAAGGTATGAGCTGGGTTGGTAAGGTAGCCAAAATCGGTGGTATGGTGGGTACGATTATTCCGGCCGCTTTGCTGATTATATTAGGTATTATCTATCTGGCAACTGGAGGACAATCCAATATGGATTTCCACAGCAGCTTCTTCCCTGACTTTACCAACTTCGATAACGTCGTCCTTGCTGCCAGTATCTTCCTGTTTTATGCCGGTATGGAAATGGGCGGTATCCACGTAAAAGACGTAGAGAACCCTTCCAAGAACTATCCGAAAGCCGTATTTATCGGTGCGCTGATCACTGTTCTTATCTTCGTATTGGGAACCTTCGCATTGGGCGTTATCATCCCTGCTAAGGATATTAACTTAACTCAGAGTCTGCTCGTCGGTTTCGATAACTATTTCAGATACATTCACGCTTCCTGGTTGTCACCGATCATCGCTATCGCTCTTGCATTCGGAGTGTTGGCAGGTGTGCTGACATGGGTTGCAGGTCCGTCAAAAGGTATCTTTGCCGTAGGTAAAGCAGGTTATATGCCTCCGTTCTTCCAGAAAACAAACAAACTGGGTGTACAGAAGAATATCTTGTTCGTGCAGGGTATCGCTGTGACTGTACTGAGTTTGTTGTTCGTCGTTATGCCTTCCGTACAGAGTTTCTATCAGATTCTGTCACAGCTGACAGTGATTCTTTATCTGATTATGTATCTGTTGATGTTCTCCGGAGCTATCGCACTGCGTTATAAGATGAAGAAATTGAATCGTCCGTTCCGTATCGGTAAATCCGGTAACGGTTTAATGTGGTTCATTGGTGGTCTTGGCTTCTGTGGTTCATTGCTCGCATTCATTCTGAGCTTTATCCCGCCCAGCCAGATTTCTACCGGTAGCAATACCGTTTGGTTCTCCGTATTGATCATCGGTGCATTGATCGTAGTCGTTGCTCCGTTTATCATCTACGCATCCAAGAAACCGTCTTGGGTAGATCCAAACTCTAATTTCGAGCCGTTCCATTGGGAAGTTCAGCCTCAGGCTGTTACTGTCGGTGTTACTGCCAACAGTGCAAATGCCGCTCGTCCGGCTTCTGCTTCGACATCGTCTGCAAGTCCGGTCAGTTCCGCTACTGCCAGACCAGCAAGTACCCCAACTTCCGGTCCGGCAAGCGCAGGCTCTACAACCTCCGGTTCTACTCCGACAAGCAATCCAGCTCCTTCCGGTGGAAATACCGCAGCAAGCAACGGATCGCCAGATTCCGGAATTAAAGATGCGGGTGCACCTAAATCTTAAAAGCTAAACATATTGTTTACATAAATAATCCCACCTTGAATATTTCCTGATTCAAGGTGGGATTATTCATATCTTATCATTTGTTATTTCTTTCTTCGTAACCAAAGGCAAGATGAACAAAAAAGTACTACCCTTACCGACTTCCGATTCTACACCGAATCTTCCCCCAAGATTATGAACAATTGTTTGCGAAAGTGTCAGTCCAAGCCCTGTTCCCTGCATCTCCCGATCAAGCTTCGTAAAACGGGAGAATATCTTTTCCTGCTCCTCCTTCGGAATGCCGATACCGGTATCCGATACATAAAAATAGACTTCATCCGTGCCTTCCATACGACATCCGAAACGGATTTCACCTGTTTTAGTAAATTTCATCGCATTATGAAGCAAGTTCGTCAATACCTGAATAATACGCTGCTTCTCCGAATGCATCATAATCGGTTCCAGATGTGCTTCACAGACCAGTGTCACCAAAGGATTCTCATTCAGCCTCATTCCGAAAAGTCCTTCCAGCTCCCTCAGCAGATCATTGGCATCAAACTCCGAATATACAAAGTTCAACACGCCTGCATCTATTTGCGAAAGATCGAAGATATCATTTACCAGTCGCAATAACCGCTCATTATTTTCAGAGATAATATCGGTATACATCTTCTTTTCCTCCTCGCTGGTAGCCGTAGCCATCAACCCAGAGAATCCGATAATGGCATTCAACGGAGTACGGACTTCGTGACTCATATTAGCGATAAAGGCAGACTTAAGTTTGTCGGCAGAAATCGCATTTTCTCTTTCTACATCCAGCAGGCGCTGCATATTTCGAAGTTCCGTCACATCATAGACTGTCAGCACCATACGTTCTTCACCATTTATTTTCAGATAAGTGCCCGAAACAGAAACATCACAGGGAATAACCGTCTTTTCATCCTCACTTAAAAGTTGCATAGAGGCATCCAGTTTCTTAAAGCTTCTCTTCTC
This sequence is a window from Bacteroides thetaiotaomicron VPI-5482. Protein-coding genes within it:
- a CDS encoding potassium channel family protein — encoded protein: MKSALSDFILGKKGIYGILHIIILLMSLFLVISISIDTFKGIPFYTQSSYMKIQLWICIWFLFDFVLEFFLAKHKWRYIRTHFIFLLVAIPYQNIIAYYGWTFSPEVTYLLRFIPLLRGGYALAIVVGWLTYNRASSLFVSYLTMLLATVYFASLAFFVLEHKVNPLVTDYGDALWWAFMDVTTVGSNIIAMTTTGRVLSVLLAALGMMMFPIFTVYITNLIQQSNQKKKQYYAEEEEKTASA
- the gadC gene encoding putative glutamine/gamma-aminobutyrate antiporter GadC; amino-acid sequence: MANIKNAVKLGVFTLAIMNVTAVVSLRGLPAEAVYGMSSAFYYLFAAIVFLIPTSLVAAELAAMFQDKQGGVFRWVGEAYGKKLGFLAIWVQWIESTIWYPTVLTFGAVSIAFIGMNDVHDMSLANNKYYTLVVVLIIYWLATFISLKGMSWVGKVAKIGGMVGTIIPAALLIILGIIYLATGGQSNMDFHSSFFPDFTNFDNVVLAASIFLFYAGMEMGGIHVKDVENPSKNYPKAVFIGALITVLIFVLGTFALGVIIPAKDINLTQSLLVGFDNYFRYIHASWLSPIIAIALAFGVLAGVLTWVAGPSKGIFAVGKAGYMPPFFQKTNKLGVQKNILFVQGIAVTVLSLLFVVMPSVQSFYQILSQLTVILYLIMYLLMFSGAIALRYKMKKLNRPFRIGKSGNGLMWFIGGLGFCGSLLAFILSFIPPSQISTGSNTVWFSVLIIGALIVVVAPFIIYASKKPSWVDPNSNFEPFHWEVQPQAVTVGVTANSANAARPASASTSSASPVSSATARPASTPTSGPASAGSTTSGSTPTSNPAPSGGNTAASNGSPDSGIKDAGAPKS
- a CDS encoding sensor histidine kinase, with amino-acid sequence MALQFVTVVLLAGFIYLLIKYQSVKKKMILETSVMLHESKELTSILQNINVYYLLIDRDLIVHNTNYYTLNHLTPAQGEEKRVGDLLHCRNAIVAGECGKHEQCKLCCIRTSISKAFYEKRSFKKLDASMQLLSEDEKTVIPCDVSVSGTYLKINGEERMVLTVYDVTELRNMQRLLDVERENAISADKLKSAFIANMSHEVRTPLNAIIGFSGLMATATSEEEKKMYTDIISENNERLLRLVNDIFDLSQIDAGVLNFVYSEFDANDLLRELEGLFGMRLNENPLVTLVCEAHLEPIMMHSEKQRIIQVLTNLLHNAMKFTKTGEIRFGCRMEGTDEVYFYVSDTGIGIPKEEQEKIFSRFTKLDREMQGTGLGLTLSQTIVHNLGGRFGVESEVGKGSTFLFILPLVTKKEITNDKI